One stretch of Macaca nemestrina isolate mMacNem1 chromosome 17, mMacNem.hap1, whole genome shotgun sequence DNA includes these proteins:
- the LOC105473592 gene encoding eukaryotic initiation factor 4A-I isoform X2 — protein sequence MSASQDSRSRDNGPDGMEPEGVIESNWNEIVDSFDDMNLSESLLRGIYAYGFEKPSAIQQRAILPCIKGYDVIAQAQSGTGKTATFAISILQQIELDLKATQALVLAPTRELAQQIQKVVMALGDYMGASCHACIGGTNVRAEVQKLQMEAPHIIVGTPGRVFDMLNRRYLSPKYIKMFVLDEADEMLSRGFKDQIYDIFQKLNSNTQVVLLSATMPSDVLEVTKKFMRDPIRILVKKEELTLEGIRQFYINVEREEWKLDTLCDLYETLTITQAVIFINTRRKVDWLTEKMHARDFTVSAMHGDMDQKERDVIMREFRSGSSRVLITTDLLARGIDVQQVSLVINYDLPTNRENYIHRIGRGGRFGRKGVAINMVTEEDKRTLRDIETFYNTSIEEMPLNVADLI from the exons ATGTCTGCGAGCCAGGATTCCCG ATCCAGAGACAATGGCCCCGATGGGATGGAGCCCGAAGGCGTCATCGAG AGTAACTGGAATGAGATTGTTGACAGCTTTGATGACATGAACCTCTCAGAGTCTCTTCTCCGTGGCATCTACGCCTATGGTTTTGAGAAGCCGTCTGCCATCCAGCAGCGAGCCATTCTACCTTGTATCAAGG GTTACGATGTGATCGCTCAAGCCCAATCTGGGACTGGGAAAACGGCCACATTTGCCATATCAATTCTGCAGCAGATCGAATTAGATCTAAAAGCCACCCAGGCCTTGGTCCTGGCACCCACTCGAGAATTGGCTCAGCAG ATACAGAAGGTGGTCATGGCACTAGGAGACTACATGGGTGCCTCCTGTCATGCCTGTATTGGGGGCACCAACGTGCGTGCTGAGGTGCAGAAACTGCAGATGGAAGCCCCCCACATAATCGTGGGGACCCCTGGCCGAGTGTTTGATATGCTTAACCGGAGATACCTGT ctcCCAAATACATCAAGATGTTTGTACTGGACGAAGCTGACGAAATGTTAAGCCGTGGATTCAAGGACCAGATCTATGACATATTCCAAAAGCTCAACAGCAACACCCAG GTAGTTTTGCTGTCAGCTACAATGCCTTCTGATGTGCTTGAGGTGACCAAGAAGTTCATGAGGGACCCCATTCGGATTCTTGTCAAGAAGGAAGAGTTGACCCTGGAGGGTATCCGCCAATTCTACATCAACGTGGAACGAGAG GAGTGGAAGCTGGACACACTATGTGACTTGTATGAAACGCTGACCATCACCCAGGCAGTCATCTTCATCAACACCCGGAGGAAGGTGGACTGGCTCACCGAGAAGATGCATGCTCGAGATTTCACTGTCTCTGCCATG CATGGAGATATGGACCAAAAGGAACGAGACGTGATCATGAGGGAGTTTCGTTCTGGCTCTAGCAGAGTTTTGATTACCACTGACCTGCTG GCCAGAGGCATTGATGTGCAGCAGGTTTCTTTAGTCATCAACTATgaccttcccaccaacagggaAAACTATATCCACAG AATCGGTCGAGGTGGACGGTTTGGCCGTAAAGGTGTGGCTATTAACATGGTGACAGAAGAAGACAAGAGGACTCTTCGAGACATCGAGACCTTCTATAACACCTCCATTGAGGAAATGCCCCTCAATGTTGCCGACCTCAT
- the LOC105473582 gene encoding tumor necrosis factor ligand superfamily member 13 isoform X3, translating to MPASSLFSLAPKGPPGNMGVPVREPALSVALWLSWGAALGAVACAMALLTQQTELQSLRREVSRLQRTGGPSQKAEGYPWQSLPEQSSDAPEAWENGERSRKRRAVLTQKQKNDSDVTEVMWQPALRRGRGLQAQGYGVRIRDAGVYLLYSQVLFQDVTFTMGQVVSREGQGKQETLFRCIRSMPSQPDRAYNSCYSAGVFHLHQGDILSVIIPRARAKLNLSPHGTFLGFVKL from the exons ATGCCAGCCTCATCTCTTTTCTCGCTAGCCCCCAAAGGGCCTCCAGGCAACATGGGGGTTCCGGTCAGAGAGCCGGCACTCTCAGTTGCCCTCTGGTTGAGTTGGGGTGCAGCTCTGGGGGCTGTGGCTTGTGCCATGGCTCTGCTGACCCAACAGACAGAGCTGCAGAGCCTCAGGAGAGAGGTGAGCCGGCTGCAGAGGACAGGAGGGCCctcccagaaggcagaagggtaTCCCTGGCAGAGTCTCCCGGAGCAG AGCTCCGATGCCCCGGAAGCCTGGGAGAATGGGGAGAGATCCCGGAAAAGGAGAGCAGTGCTCACCCAAAAACAGAAGA ATGACTCCGATGTGACCGAGGTGATGTGGCAACCAGCTCTTAGGCGTGGGAGAGGCCTACAGGCCCAAGGATATGGTGTCCGAATCCGGGATGCTGGAGTTTATCTGCTGTATAGCCAG GTCCTGTTTCAAGACGTGACTTTCACCATGGGTCAGGTGGTGTCTCGAGAAGGCCAAGGAAAGCAAGAGACTCTATTTCGATGTATAAGAAGTATGCCCTCCCAGCCGGACCGGGCCTACAACAGCTGCTATAGCGCAG gTGTCTTCCATTTACACCAAGGGGATATTCTAAGTGTCATAATTCCCCGGGCAAGGGCGAAACTTAACCTCTCTCCACATGGAACCTTCCTGGGGTTTGTGAAACTGTGA
- the LOC105473592 gene encoding eukaryotic initiation factor 4A-I isoform X1 gives MGRSTLLRGSRDNGPDGMEPEGVIESNWNEIVDSFDDMNLSESLLRGIYAYGFEKPSAIQQRAILPCIKGYDVIAQAQSGTGKTATFAISILQQIELDLKATQALVLAPTRELAQQIQKVVMALGDYMGASCHACIGGTNVRAEVQKLQMEAPHIIVGTPGRVFDMLNRRYLSPKYIKMFVLDEADEMLSRGFKDQIYDIFQKLNSNTQVVLLSATMPSDVLEVTKKFMRDPIRILVKKEELTLEGIRQFYINVEREEWKLDTLCDLYETLTITQAVIFINTRRKVDWLTEKMHARDFTVSAMHGDMDQKERDVIMREFRSGSSRVLITTDLLARGIDVQQVSLVINYDLPTNRENYIHRIGRGGRFGRKGVAINMVTEEDKRTLRDIETFYNTSIEEMPLNVADLI, from the exons ATGGGCAGGTCCACTTTACTTCGGGG ATCCAGAGACAATGGCCCCGATGGGATGGAGCCCGAAGGCGTCATCGAG AGTAACTGGAATGAGATTGTTGACAGCTTTGATGACATGAACCTCTCAGAGTCTCTTCTCCGTGGCATCTACGCCTATGGTTTTGAGAAGCCGTCTGCCATCCAGCAGCGAGCCATTCTACCTTGTATCAAGG GTTACGATGTGATCGCTCAAGCCCAATCTGGGACTGGGAAAACGGCCACATTTGCCATATCAATTCTGCAGCAGATCGAATTAGATCTAAAAGCCACCCAGGCCTTGGTCCTGGCACCCACTCGAGAATTGGCTCAGCAG ATACAGAAGGTGGTCATGGCACTAGGAGACTACATGGGTGCCTCCTGTCATGCCTGTATTGGGGGCACCAACGTGCGTGCTGAGGTGCAGAAACTGCAGATGGAAGCCCCCCACATAATCGTGGGGACCCCTGGCCGAGTGTTTGATATGCTTAACCGGAGATACCTGT ctcCCAAATACATCAAGATGTTTGTACTGGACGAAGCTGACGAAATGTTAAGCCGTGGATTCAAGGACCAGATCTATGACATATTCCAAAAGCTCAACAGCAACACCCAG GTAGTTTTGCTGTCAGCTACAATGCCTTCTGATGTGCTTGAGGTGACCAAGAAGTTCATGAGGGACCCCATTCGGATTCTTGTCAAGAAGGAAGAGTTGACCCTGGAGGGTATCCGCCAATTCTACATCAACGTGGAACGAGAG GAGTGGAAGCTGGACACACTATGTGACTTGTATGAAACGCTGACCATCACCCAGGCAGTCATCTTCATCAACACCCGGAGGAAGGTGGACTGGCTCACCGAGAAGATGCATGCTCGAGATTTCACTGTCTCTGCCATG CATGGAGATATGGACCAAAAGGAACGAGACGTGATCATGAGGGAGTTTCGTTCTGGCTCTAGCAGAGTTTTGATTACCACTGACCTGCTG GCCAGAGGCATTGATGTGCAGCAGGTTTCTTTAGTCATCAACTATgaccttcccaccaacagggaAAACTATATCCACAG AATCGGTCGAGGTGGACGGTTTGGCCGTAAAGGTGTGGCTATTAACATGGTGACAGAAGAAGACAAGAGGACTCTTCGAGACATCGAGACCTTCTATAACACCTCCATTGAGGAAATGCCCCTCAATGTTGCCGACCTCAT
- the LOC105473611 gene encoding sentrin-specific protease 3, with translation MKETIQGTGSWGPEPPGPGIPPAYSSPRRERLRWPPPPKPRLKSGGGFGPDPGSGTTVPARRLPVPRPSFDASASEEEEEEEEEEDEDEEEEVAAWRLPPRWSQLGTSQRPRPSRPTHRKTCSQRRRRAMRAFRMLLYSKSTSLTFHWKLWGRHRGRRRGLAHPKNHLSPQEGGATPQVPSPCCRFDSPRGPPPPRLGLLGALMAEDGVRGSPPVPSGPPMEEDGLRWTPKSPLDPDSGLLSCTLPNGFGGPSGPEGERSLAPPDASILISNVCSIGDHVAQELFQGSDLGMAEEAERPGEKAGQHSPLREEHVTCVQSILDEFLQTYGSLIPLSTDEVVEKLEDIFQQEFSTPSRKSLVLQLIQSYQRMPGNAMVRGFRVAYKRHVLTMDDLGTLYGQNWLNDQVMNMYGDLVMDTVPEKVHFFNSFFYDKLRTKGYDGVKRWTKNVDIFNKELLLIPIHLEVHWSLISVDVRRRTITYFDSQRTLNRRCPKHIAKYLQAEAVKKDRLDFHQGWKGYFKMNVARQNNDSDCGAFVLQYCKHLALSQPFSFTQQDMPKLRRQIYKELCHCKLTV, from the exons ATGAAAGAGACTATACAAGGGACCGGGTCCTGGGGGCCTGAGCCTCCTGGACCCGGCATACCCCCAGCTTACTCAAGTCCCAGGCGGGAGCGTCTTCGTTGGCCCCCACCTCCCAAACCCCGACTCAAGTCAGGTGGAGGGTTTGGGCCAGATCCTGGGTCAGGGACCACAGTGCCAGCCAGACGCCTCCCTGTCCCCCGACCCTCTTTTGATGCCTCAGCaagtgaagaggaggaggaagaggaggaggaggaggatgaagatgaagaggaggaagtgGCAGCTTGGAGGCTGCCCCCCAGATGGAGTCAGCTGGGAACCTCCCAGCGGCCCCGCCCTTCCCGCCCCACTCATCGAAAAACCTGCTCACAGCGCCGCCGTCGAGCCATGAGAGCCTTCCGGATGCTGCTCTACTCAAAAAGCACCTCGCTGACATTCCACTGGAAGCTTTGGGGGCGCCACCGGGGCCGGCGGCGGGGCCTCGCACACCCCAAGAACCATCTTTCACCCCAGGAAGGGGGTGCAACGCCACAGGTGCCATCCCCCTGTTGTCGTTTTGACTCTCCCCGGGGGCCACCTCCACCCCGGCTGGGTCTGCTAGGTGCTCTCATGGCTGAGGATGGGGTGAGAGGGTCTCCACCAGTGCCCTCTGGGCCCCCCATGGAGGAAGATGGACTCAGGTGGACTCCAAAGTCTCCTCTGGACCCTGACTCGG GCCTCCTTTCATGTACTCTGCCCAACGGTTTTGGGGGACCATCTGGGCCAGAAGGGGAGCGCAGCTTGGCACCCCCTGATGCCAGCATCCTCATCAGCAATGTGTGCAGCATCGGGGACCATGTGGCCCAGGAGCTTTTTCAGGGCTCAGATTTGGGCATGGCAGAAGAGGCAGAGAGGCCTGGGGAGAAAGCCGGCCAGCACAGCCCCCTGCGAGAGGAGCATGTGACCTGCGTACAGA GCATCTTGGACGAATTCCTTCAAACATATGGCAGCCTCATACCCCTCAGCACTGATGAGGTAGTGGAGAAATTGGAGGACATTTTCCAGCAGGAGTTTTCCACGCCTTCCAG GAAGAGCCTGGTGTTGCAGCTGATCCAGTCATACCAGCGGATGCCAGGCAATGCCATGGTGAGGGGCTTCCGTGTGGCCTATAAGCGGCATGTGCTGACCATGGATGACTTGGGGACCTTGTATGGACAGAACTGGCTCAATGACCAG GTGATGAACATGTATGGAGACCTGGTCATGGACACAGTCCCTGAAAAG GTGCATTTCTTCAATAGTTTCTTCTATGATAAACTCCGTACCAAGGGTTATGATGGGGTGAAAAGGTGGACCAAAAAC GTGGACATCTTCAATAAGGAGCTACTGCTAATCCCCATCCACCTGGAGGTGCATTGGTCCCTCATCTCCGTCGATGTGAGGCGACGCACCATCACCTATTTTGACTCGCAGCGTACCCTAAACCGCCGCTGCCCTAAG CATATTGCCAAGTATCTGCAGGCAGAGGCGGTAAAGAAAGACCGACTGGATTTCCACCAGGGCTGGAAAGGTTACTTCAAAATG aaTGTGGCCAGGCAGAATAATGACAGTGACTGTGGTGCTTTTGTGTTGCAG TATTGCAAGCATCTGGCCCTGTCTCAGCCATTCAGCTTCACCCAGCAGGACATGCCCAAACTTCGTCGGCAGATCTACAAGGAGCTGTGTCACTGCAAACTCACTGTGTGA
- the LOC105473582 gene encoding tumor necrosis factor ligand superfamily member 13 isoform X1 — protein sequence MPASSLFSLAPKGPPGNMGVPVREPALSVALWLSWGAALGAVACAMALLTQQTELQSLRREVSRLQRTGGPSQKAEGYPWQSLPEQSSDAPEAWENGERSRKRRAVLTQKQKKQHSVLHLVPINATSKDDSDVTEVMWQPALRRGRGLQAQGYGVRIRDAGVYLLYSQVLFQDVTFTMGQVVSREGQGKQETLFRCIRSMPSQPDRAYNSCYSAGVFHLHQGDILSVIIPRARAKLNLSPHGTFLGFVKL from the exons ATGCCAGCCTCATCTCTTTTCTCGCTAGCCCCCAAAGGGCCTCCAGGCAACATGGGGGTTCCGGTCAGAGAGCCGGCACTCTCAGTTGCCCTCTGGTTGAGTTGGGGTGCAGCTCTGGGGGCTGTGGCTTGTGCCATGGCTCTGCTGACCCAACAGACAGAGCTGCAGAGCCTCAGGAGAGAGGTGAGCCGGCTGCAGAGGACAGGAGGGCCctcccagaaggcagaagggtaTCCCTGGCAGAGTCTCCCGGAGCAG AGCTCCGATGCCCCGGAAGCCTGGGAGAATGGGGAGAGATCCCGGAAAAGGAGAGCAGTGCTCACCCAAAAACAGAAGA AGCAGCACTCCGTCCTGCACCTGGTTCCCATTAACGCCACCTCCAAGG ATGACTCCGATGTGACCGAGGTGATGTGGCAACCAGCTCTTAGGCGTGGGAGAGGCCTACAGGCCCAAGGATATGGTGTCCGAATCCGGGATGCTGGAGTTTATCTGCTGTATAGCCAG GTCCTGTTTCAAGACGTGACTTTCACCATGGGTCAGGTGGTGTCTCGAGAAGGCCAAGGAAAGCAAGAGACTCTATTTCGATGTATAAGAAGTATGCCCTCCCAGCCGGACCGGGCCTACAACAGCTGCTATAGCGCAG gTGTCTTCCATTTACACCAAGGGGATATTCTAAGTGTCATAATTCCCCGGGCAAGGGCGAAACTTAACCTCTCTCCACATGGAACCTTCCTGGGGTTTGTGAAACTGTGA
- the LOC105473582 gene encoding tumor necrosis factor ligand superfamily member 13 isoform X2, translating into MPASSLFSLAPKGPPGNMGVPVREPALSVALWLSWGAALGAVACAMALLTQQTELQSLRREVSRLQRTGGPSQKAEGYPWQSLPEQSSDAPEAWENGERSRKRRAVLTQKQKKQHSVLHLVPINATSKDDSDVTEVMWQPALRRGRGLQAQGYGVRIRDAGVYLLYSQVLFQDVTFTMGQVVSREGQGKQETLFRCIRSMPSQPDRAYNSCYSAGVFHLHQGDILSVIIPRARAKLNLSPHGTFLGL; encoded by the exons ATGCCAGCCTCATCTCTTTTCTCGCTAGCCCCCAAAGGGCCTCCAGGCAACATGGGGGTTCCGGTCAGAGAGCCGGCACTCTCAGTTGCCCTCTGGTTGAGTTGGGGTGCAGCTCTGGGGGCTGTGGCTTGTGCCATGGCTCTGCTGACCCAACAGACAGAGCTGCAGAGCCTCAGGAGAGAGGTGAGCCGGCTGCAGAGGACAGGAGGGCCctcccagaaggcagaagggtaTCCCTGGCAGAGTCTCCCGGAGCAG AGCTCCGATGCCCCGGAAGCCTGGGAGAATGGGGAGAGATCCCGGAAAAGGAGAGCAGTGCTCACCCAAAAACAGAAGA AGCAGCACTCCGTCCTGCACCTGGTTCCCATTAACGCCACCTCCAAGG ATGACTCCGATGTGACCGAGGTGATGTGGCAACCAGCTCTTAGGCGTGGGAGAGGCCTACAGGCCCAAGGATATGGTGTCCGAATCCGGGATGCTGGAGTTTATCTGCTGTATAGCCAG GTCCTGTTTCAAGACGTGACTTTCACCATGGGTCAGGTGGTGTCTCGAGAAGGCCAAGGAAAGCAAGAGACTCTATTTCGATGTATAAGAAGTATGCCCTCCCAGCCGGACCGGGCCTACAACAGCTGCTATAGCGCAG gTGTCTTCCATTTACACCAAGGGGATATTCTAAGTGTCATAATTCCCCGGGCAAGGGCGAAACTTAACCTCTCTCCACATGGAACCTTCCTGGG ACTTTGA